In Helicobacter ibis, the sequence AAAGGCAAATTAGTGCTATGGAGCAATAATAAAAGCTTCAAAATTACAAAATTTGAAGATATTTTAAACAAAAACATAAAGCATATTTCAATACCAAACCCAAAACTAGCACCATATGGAAGAGCAAGCATGGAAGCACTAGAATCTACAAATATGCTAAAAGATGTAAAAGATAAATTTGTAACTGGTGAGAGCATAGGTACTGCTACAACTTATGTAGAATCAAACAATGCAGAAGTAGGCTTTACTGCACTATCAATGCTTGGTGAAGGCGGGATTAATACTCCTGCTATGAGCTTTGTAGCAATCGATGAAAAGCTATACAAGCCAATAGAACAAGCACTAATAATTCCAAATTTTGGTAAAGATTCTAAACTAGCAAATGAATTTAAAGACTATATTTTAAGTAAAGACGCAAAAGAAAAATTTATAAAATTTGGTTATAGCGTTGAATAAAATACAAGCAAAAGTTATAGATTCTAAGACTAGTGGAGATATTTCTCGCATAATTGCAAATGCAAATGGACTGATATTTTCTATAATACTTTTAGAATCTCGAAAAATAGGAGATATAATCACACTAGCCTTTAAAGAAAGCAATATCTTAGTAGCAAGAAATATACAAGGAGCTAACAATATTTTCGTTGCAAATGTGGAATCTTGTGAGCAAGATTCCATGTTTTTAAAGCTAAAGCTAAAAAGTAATAACTTACAAATAGAGGCAATTACCAATATAGATTCCAACTTTAAAGAGGGAGAAAAAGTAGTGTGGCATATTTTAGAGAGTGAAATAATGATAATAGAGTAGAGATATGGAATCTTTTTTACAAACCATGCTTTTAACTTTCAAAGTATCCATAATCACAACTGCTATATTACTTTGCATTGCGTTACCATTGGGATATTTTTTGGCATTTTATAAAAGCAAAATAACGCCGATTTTAGAAACCATAGTCTCAATGCCACTTGTATTGCCTCCTAGTGTGCTTGGCTTTTATTTACTAATTGCCTTTAGCCCACAAAATTTCTTAGGAGCATTTTTATTAGAATATTTTGATATAAAGTTCGTCTTTAGCTTTGAAGGTGTAATTTTGGCCTCTATTATTTTCTCAATGCCATTTATGATAAATCCGATTCAAGCTGGTTTCGCAAGTTTGCCAAAATCACTATATGAAGCAGCACTAACACTTGGTAAAAGTAGGATTGAGATATTCTTTAAAGTACTAATCCCAAATATCAAAAACTCGATCATAGTTGGAATTGTAGTTACATTTGCCCATACCATAGGAGAATTTGGCGTCATAATGATGATAGGTGGAAACATAGAAGGAGTAACTAGGGTTGCTAGTATTGCAATCTATGATGAAGTAGAATCTCTAAACTATGCACTAGCACATAAATACGCACTAACTTTGTTTCTAGTTACATTTTCTATCTTGCTCCTTACATTTTATCTAAACAAAAAAGACAAACTATGATAGAACTCAAATTTAAGAAGAATCTAATAAGTGCAAATGGAGATTTACTGTTAGATATAGATTGCAAAATAAACAAAAATGAACTAACAACTATATTTGGAAAATCAGGTGCTGGCAAGACAACTATACTAAAGATTCTAGCCGGACTTTTAACCCCAGAAGTTGGCTTAATTAAAGTAGAAGATGAAATATGGCTAGATACGCAAAAAAACATAAACCTAAAACCGCAAAATAGACAAATAGGATTCGTATTTCAAGACTATGCACTCTTCCCAAATATGTCTATAAGGGAGAATCTAGCCTTTGCAATACCAAAGCAAACAAGCAAGATACAAGCAAAAGAACAAATCGATGAAATACTAGAAATAACAGAGTTAACAAACCTGCAAAAACTAAAGCCAAATATGCTAAGCGGAGGACAACAACAAAGAGTAGCACTAGCTAGAGCAGTAATTAGAAAACCAAAGATTCTACTACTTGATGAGCCATTTAGTGCGTTGGATATAGAGATGAATGTAAAGTTAAGAGAGGAATTATTAAAGATACATAGACACTTTTCTCTTAGCACCTTTTTAGTTAGCCATAACTTTAGTGAGGTATTTTCTCTATCAAGCCATGTATTACATATGCAAAATGGAAAGGTTATAAAAAGTGGAACTGCTAATGAAGTGTTTTTACGCGGGATTCCAAGTGGCAAAGTTAGACAAAGTGGAAATGTGCTTAATATAACAGAAAATGGGATTTTTTGTATAGTTAGCATTCTAACCGGAAATGACATAATAAAATTAAGCATAACAAAAAATGAAGCAAAAGAGCTAAAAATAGGAGACCTAGTAATAATTAGCACAAAAGCCTTCAATCCTACAATAACAAAATTAACTAAAAATATTCAATATTTTTAGTTACAATTTTGCAAACTATACTTTACAAGGAAAATAGCATGGAATCTTGGAGCGATGGATATTTTACAAATACCGAATATACAGAGGGATATTATAAAGAAATTAGTCCTATGATGATTAACTTAAATCTAGCGTTAGCTGGAGTTGAAGTTGGAAATGAACATGATATAACACCAAAAGATGGCTTTAGCTACCTTGAGCTTGGCTACGGAATGGGAATTAGCATAACGCTGAATGCAGCAACAAATAATGGTATATTCTATGGGACCGATTTTACTCCAACCCACACACATAAAGCCAACATTTATGCTAATGGACTTGATAATATTACTCTATACAATGATAGTTTTGAGGAATTATTAGAAAGACTAAATAAAACTAGGCTAGAATTTGACTACATTGTATTTCATGGTATTTTCTCATGGATATCAAGAGAAAACCAAGACATAATACTAGAAATAATAAGAAAATTCCTAAAGCCTGGTGGTATCGTTTATAATAGCTACAATTGTATGCCAGGTTGGTCATCCAAAATGGCGTTGAGAGAAATTTTTAGAATGCATAATAGACATTATACAAATGCAAGCACAGGTGCACACGAATCTATTGCAAATTCTGCAAACTTCTTAAAGGAATTTATGGAAACAAATCCTATGTATTTTCAAGGCAATCAAATAGCGCAATCATTGGTCACACAACTCACTCAGAGCAATAACCATAAGTACTTAGGACACGAATATCTAAATTCTACTTGGGATATTTTTTATTTCCATGAGATAGCAGAAAGAATGCAAGATATGGCAAAGTGTAGCTATATAACTATGGGTGAGATATTAGAGCACTTTAACGAATGGACTTTAAGACCCGAATGGGTAAGCTATCTAAGCAATATAAAAGATAAAATATTCCAAGAACAACTAAAAGATTTTTGTTTGAATAGACAGTTTAGAAAAGACATATATTGTAAAGGAGTAGCATACACTAACCATAATACAGCAAAAACAAAACTATTAAATACAAAATTTGCATTAGTAGAACAAAAGGAAAAATTTTCTACCAAAATGCAATTCGTACTCGGGGAAGGGACATTAAAGAGAGAAAAATATGATAGCGTTTTAGAATATCTAGAATCTAAAAATTATACTTCAAAAACCGGTTGGGAGATTAGCGAAAAATGCAAATTACAATTCCAAGAATTGATGAGTATTTTAGCGATATTAATGCAACAAGGAATAGTATCGCCCGCACAAACCATAAGTGATACTATAAAAAATAGAACCAAAATATACAATCAAAACATAATTAAAAACAAAGAAAAATCAATCCTAAGTGCTTCATACATAGCTTCTCCTGTAACATGCTCTGCAATCGCAATTAACGATCTGCATAGATTCATGCTTGGATTTTACATGCAAGGAATAACGGCTGAAAATAATCTAATAACAAGAACAATAGAAAAACTAAAAGAGCTAGATTCAAAACCAATTAAAGATGGAAAAACACTAACAACCGATTCAGAAATCAAAAAAGAAATAACACAAATGGCTAACGAGTTTAAACAAAAAATAGGTATCTTTAAAAACTTAGGAATAATAGATTGAACAATTTGCAAGGAAAAACAATGAAATATACAGATGAAAGCCTAAACAATAAAAAGATTCTAATAACAGGTGGGGCTGGTTTTATAGGATCAAACCTTGCAATGTATTTTCAGAAATTCCACCCAAATGCTGAAGTTATAGTTTTTGATAGCTTTAGAAGTGAAAAGACATTTAGCAATGGAAATTTTAAATCACTAGGACATTTTAAAAACCTCTTAGATTTCAATGGGGAAGTAATAGTTGGGGATATTACAAATAAAGATGACTTAGCAAGGATTGATAAAATAAAGTTTGATTACATATTCCATGAAGCCGCAATCTCTGATACCACGGTTATAGACCAAGATGCAATATTAAGAGCAAATGTAAATGCCTATAAAGATCTACTAGAAATGTCTCTAAGACATGGAGCAAAGATGATATATGCATCAAGTGCTGGAACTTACGGAAACACTCAAGCACCAAACATAGTAGGACAAGGAGAGATTCCAGAAAATGTCTATGGATTTTCAAAGCTTTGCATGGACAAATTAACATATAAATTTTTAAAAGAAAATCCAGAGCATATAGTTGGCTTAAGGTATTTTAATGTATATGGAGAAAATGAGCTTTATAAAGGCAAAACCGCTTCAATGATATTGCAACTAGGAATCCAAGCACTAAAGAACAAAAAAGTAAGATTATTTAAAATGGGCGAACAAAAAAGAGATTTTGTCTATGTGCAAGATGTAGTAATGGCAAACATAAAAGCTATAAGTGGCAAAAGTGGCGTATATAATGTAGGAAGCGGAGAATCTAGAAGCTTTAATGATATTGTAAAATGTCTGCAAAATGAATTTGGAGAATTTGAAGTAGAATATTTTGACAATCCTTATAAATTCTTCCAAAACCATACACATGCGGACATAGAGCCAACCAAAGAAGCACTAGGATACAATCCAAGATATAAGCTAGAAGATGGAATAAAAGAATATGCAAAAAGCATAAAAGAAATTGCAGACAAAGGCGAGTTTTGAATCCAAAAATTTTAGTCGTTGGAGATTTGATATTAGACCACTATGTGTGGGGAGAATGCCAAAGAATCTCACCTGAAGCACCAGTGCAAGTAGTAAGCATAAACAAAGAAACACTAAGTTTAGGCGGAGCATGCAATGTAGCAAATAATCTAATCTCACTTGGTGCAGATGTGTTTATATGCGGAATGATAGGCGATGATGATGCAGGTGCTAAACTAAAAAATAGACTAGAATCTCTAAACATAAACACAAGTGGAATCTACACAAACAAAAATCGCCCAACAACACAAAAATCAAGAATCATAGCCTCAAACCAACAAGTAATAAGAGTAGATAAAGAAGACAAAAGCCAAATAAGCAATGATGGAGAAAAATTCATCTTAGACTTTACAACAACTATGATAGATAAAATAGACTGCATTGTGCTATCTGACTATCAAAAAGGTGTGCTAAGCACAAAACTAACACAAAGCTTAATACAACTAGCAAAACAAAAGAATCTAAAAATACTAATAGACCCAAAGGGACATGACTACTCAAAATACAAAGATTCAACACTTCTAACACCAAATAAAAAAGAAGCCATAGAAGCCACAGGAATAAATATAATAGATGATGAATCTCTACTACAAGCCTTAGAGAAACTAAAAAATACTTGCAACTTAGAATACTCATTAATTACTCTTAGCGAAGATGGGATTGCTATTTTGCAAGATTCAAAGCTTATAAAAGTGCCAACAATTGCTAGAGAAGTCTTTGATGTAACGGGTGCTGGAGATACGGTTATTGCCTCTTTAGCTTTCATGCTATCACAAAAGGAAGAGATTCTCCCTAGCATATATTTTGCAAATGCTGCTGCTGCTGTTGTTGTTAGCAAAGTTGGCTCTGTTGCTACAAACAAAAAGGATATTTTTACATATCTATATGATAATGATTTGCTTGATAGCTCACTTGTTAGCACTAAATTTATGGAAGCATTTAGCCAAGATGGCGCGAAATTCTTATCAAATTTCCACAAAATAGTGCAAAGAAAAAAACCAATAAACCCACAAAACAAACTAATTACAAAAGATGATTTTGATAATTTTTTAGAATCTCTAACCAAGCTAACAAATCTAAAGATTGTTTTTACAAATGGTTGCTTTGATATACTGCACATAGGACATATTAGCTACCTAAATGAAGCAAAAAAGCTAGGAGATGTGCTAATTGTAGGGCTAAATAGTAATTCTTCTATTAAAGCCATAAAGGGGAATGATCGCCCAATTAATAATGAACTAGATAGAGCTTATATGCTATGTGCATTAGAATGTATTGACTTTGTAATTATATTCGATGAAGAAACTCCATTTAATCTAATAAAACAAATAAAGCCAAACATTCTAGTAAAAGGTGGAGACTACAAGAATAAAGAAGTTGTAGGAGCAGAGTTTGCAAATGAAGTAAAACTAATAGACTTCATAGAAGGAAAAAGCACAACAAACATAATAAACAAAATAAAAGGAAATCAATGAAAGAACATATCCTAAATGAAATAAAAGAGCATTTATTAGTAGCAAACAAAATGGAAAGTCTAAGTGATGATATACAAAAAGCAGCAGAAATGTGTATAGAATCTCTAAAAAATGGTGGCAAGATTCTACTATGTGGCAATGGCGGAAGTGCTGCTGATAGCCAACATATAGCAGCAGAATTAATAGGCAGATACAAGTGTGAGCGACCATCTATCCCTGCTATTGCACTTACAACTGATACTAGTGCTTTAACTGCCATTGGCAATGACTATGGATATGAATTTGTATTTTCTAGACAATTTGAGGGCTTAGCAAACAAGCAAGATATATTATGGGGAATTTCAACTAGTGGAAATAGTCAAAATGTAATAAACGCACTACAAAAAGCCAAAAAATTAGGAGTAAGAACAATAGGCTTTAGCGGACATAGTGGTGGCAAGATGTCATCTTTGTGTGATGTATTATTAATATCCCCAAGCAATGACACACCAAGAATCCAAGAAATGCACATATTAATGGCACATATTATTTGCGATTTGATAGAAAGAGCGTTTAAGTGATGTTTTTTACAGAGTTTAAAGAGGCTTGTAATTTTGAACTCTCATTAAATAAACATCTATTAAACATGCTACAAAGCAGTGGCATAAGGGCAAATCTTGCTGATTTGCACCTAGATGAAGATGGCATATATTTTACATTCCCAAATGGAAGCACAAAAAAAATAATGCTATATCAAAGCAAGATTCAAGAAGGATTCTTTAGAAGTAATGGAGACCCATTTGTGCATATATGCAAATGCAAAGAAAGCGAGATAAATCTAAACAACCAAGACTTTACCGCCATTATTAACTATGATATGAAGTTCTTTATAGGGATATATTCACATAGAACGCAAATTAAGTTTTACAACGACAAACCATTATCAATCTGCCCACAATGTAAAATAACGCTAGATAAATTCGGAAGTTTGCAAAAATTTTTAGTAGATTGATAAATTTGTCCCATAGTAGCCCCACATAACAAAGTGGGGTTTGCTATATAAAGCTACTACGATTTTTAAAGAGAGAGATTAAAATTATAATAAGTATTCCTTAAAATAAAATTATATTTTTATAAATTAAAGAACTTATTTTTTATTTATCAGCCAAATTAAACCCAATAAACTTAGGCTTAATGGTTACTAATATATTTTACTTTATTATTATTTATTTATTATTATTTATTTATTAATCAAATTTTTATTTATTAAAGTATAAAATAATGTTTAAAATTTTATAAATAAATAATAGTTTTATTTTAAACATAAAATATTTATCTTGTTGTATGTAAGAAATCACATATTTTAGACATTATGCAATTGTGTATTAGGATTTTATGTTATTATTTATTTATAATTATCACAAAATAATAGGGGGGGGGGGGCGACCTAACCTAATGGAAAGCCAAATTATGCAAGATATAAATTCTCTACCGCCGTTGTCTAGCACTATTACAAAGTTACAATCAATATCTTTAGAAAAAGATACAAGCATAAAAGAAGTTGTATATATAGTCCAAGAAGATCCATTCTTAAGTGCAGATATAATAAAAAGTGCAAACTCTCCAATATATGGATTCTCACATAAAATTACTTCAGTGACACAGGCAATAAGCCTATTTGGAATTGTAACAATAAAAGGTTTGGCAATTTCAAGCGTTATAAGATCATCATTTGAAATAGACTTAGAACCATATAAGCTAGATACGGAACAATTTATTAAAACATCTCTAACAAAAAGTAAATTCATGCTTCAATGGTATAAACACGAGATTAAAAAACTAGAAATACTAATGCCAACTTCATTGCTTATGCATATGGGAATGGTGATAATATCAGAATACATAAAAAAACTTGGCAAAGCAAAAGAGTTCAAAGCACTAATAGATGAAGATCACTTTTTAAACCGAGAGCTACAAATAGCAGGTAATACACAATATGAAATACTAGAGCTATTATTTAGTCATTGGAATTTTGAAGAGACAATGGTAGAGACTATGCGTTTTTTATATTCAAACGATGTGCCAGATTCGCTAAAGCAATATGTATATCCACTAAGAGTGCTAAACACTATAATTACTCCATACAAAATAGCTACACAAGAGCAAATAGCTGAATGTATAGACTTAATAGAGGAATATGAATTGGATATAGCTTTGTTTAATGAAGCTTTAGTAAAGATACAAAATATGGACTTGGGGAATGCTTGAACTTGCAAACCTACTAGAGAGAGGAATCCCAAAGAAAAAAAAGTTAGCAAGAGTATTTGAAGAATCTTTAGAAATCCTAAAAAAACACAACGCAATTATTTTGCATAAATTCAAATACTATTTGCACAAAGATTACTGCATAGGGACATTTAGCCCTACAAAGCAAGGCTATGGATATGTAATACCACTAAATGGCTCACAAGACATACTAATAGAAAAAACAAACACAAACAACGCCACTAAAGATGATATAGTCCTAACAAAAATAACAACAAATTCCCGCAAAAAAAAGGGAAAAATAATAACAAAACTCCAAACAACGCAAAAATACGCAATATGCTACATAGAAAAATACAAAAACAACTATATAGCAATAAGCATCCCAAATGAATTAGCCTACAAAATAAAAGCAAGTAAAAAATCTCTAGATTCTCTCCCAAAAGATACGATTATAAAAATCAACCAAGATAATGGAGAAATAGTAGAAATACTTGGTGCTATGAGCGATCCAAAAATAGATGAGAAAATCTCTCTAAGTCTATATGATAAACATGAGGGATTTTCGCTTAATAGCGAGATTGAAAGTCAAAGCTTTAAAGAAGCAAGATTAAAAGACTTTAAAGAAAGAGTGGATTTAAGCTCTCTTCCTTTTTGCGTGATTGACCCCGATGATGCAAAAGACCACGATGATGCTATATGCTATATAGAGGATAAATCAACTCTATATATAGCAATCGCAGATGTAAGCTACTATGTAAAAGAAGAATCTCCACTAGATGAAGATGCAAGACATAGGGCATTTAGCATATACTTTCCCCACAAATCAATACCAATGCTACCACGAATCTTAAGCGAAGGACTATGCTCACTACAACAAAACAAACTAAGATTAGCAATGGTATGGAAAATAAAACTCCATAAAAAGAATCTATCCATATTAAATAGCGAACTATTTGAAGCTGTAATTAAAGTAAAGTCAAAGCTAACATACAATCAAGTAGATGAGTTTTTTGACACAAACAAAAAGATAAAAGGCACTAATTGCGATATGCTACTATCCTTGAAGGATACAACACAAAAACTAAGGGCAAAACGCTTAAAGAGTGGGTTTGACTTTAGAAATGATGAGACAAGATTGGAGCTAGATAAAAACCAAGAACTAAAATCAATCAAACAAAGCAAACAAACAGCCTCCCACCAATTAATAGAAGAATGTATGCTACTAGCAAATATACAAAGTGCCAAATTACTAGAATCTAAAAACACCAAAGTAGATTCAAGCCTAAAGCTAGGAATATACAGAATCCACGCCTCACCAAAAAAAGAAAGTTTGCAGAATTTATTTTTAGAACTAAGATTGCTTGGGATATGGGATAAAGGAATCCCTGCCCAAAAAGACCTGCACAAAACAATACTAAAAATACAAAAAATAGCCAACAAAAAAAACCTAACACAAGAAGTAGATAAGCTAATAATAAAATCAATGCAACAAGCAAATTATGCAAGTCATAATATAGGGCATTTTGGCTTGGGGTTTGAATCGTATAGCCACTTTACTTCTCCGATTCGGAGATATAGCGATCTTGTGCTACATAGAATCTTAAAACAAAAGATAAAACTAGAAGAAAATATAACAATAAAAGAATCTCTCCCAATGCTATGCGAACATCTAAACAAAGAAGAAAGAAACATAGCCAAAATAGAGTGGGATTTTAATGATAGAAAATTCGCTAGATTCTTAAACACAAAAATATCACAAAGCTTTGATGGAATAATAATAGATGAGCAAACGCCACAGCTAGTATCGCTAAGACATAAAATGCTACTTGGCGCAAGAGTAATAGCCCTAAAAGGCAAGGGTGTGAAGTATCAAAAAGTAAGAATCCAAATAATAGATGTAAATTTAAAAACTGCAAAAGTTTATGGAAGAATAGTAGAATGCTACAATGAAATATTAGGGCAAAATTACACTGATGAAACATATATAAAAAATAAGATTCTAGAAAACAAGAAGAATCTAAAACAAAAAGCAAAAATAAATGCAAAACAAATAAAGCAAAACATAAAAAATAAACCCAAAAAATCAAAAAAGAGATATAAATGACAAAAAAAGAACTAGAATCAAAAATAACAGGAAACACAGAAATAAAAGCAATAATGCTATATGGTGAGGATTCGTTTCTAATAGAATATTATGGAGAAAAACTCGCACAAAAAGCATTAGCAAAAGATTGTCAAAAAAATACATTTTATTTTGGTGAGTTCAACTTTGAATCTGCACTTTCTTGCTTTTCTTCTGGGTCGTTGTTTGGAGAGCTATCACTAGTATGGATAAAAACAGACAAAAAAATCCCCAAAAAACAACTAGATACACTAATAAATACACTAATAAAAAATGAAACTGGATATTTGATACTTGAATTTCATCAAAGTGATAATCAAAGTGCCGCAAAATACGCACTAGATTATAAATCAATGATACCTAGCTTTAGAGGCAATGGGGTGTTTGAAGCTAGGCTTTTTGCACCAAACCTAAATGAATCTATGAGTATTTTAAAAGAATATGCAAAGAAACTAAATATACAAACTAGCGATTTTGTATTACGAAAAATACTAGAACAACAAAGCAACAATCTAGGGCTTAGCATAGCGGAGATGAGAAAATATAGCATATATGATGAAGAAATAAACTCACAAACAATAGATGAGCTAGGATATTCTTTAGGAAGTGTAAAGTGTGAAGAAATTTTAGAGTTGCTACTCTATAAAAAGCCGTATTTTGAGGCATTAAATCACTTTTTAGAAAAGGGATATGAAGAAGTTATGCTAATACAAGAGATAGAAAAGTATTTTTTTCAACTATTTTTATTCCAAAGTCATACAAAAATATACGGGAGCGTGGCTTCTGAAGATGTGCTTGGATACAAGCTTCCTCAACATATATTTGATAAAAAAAGATTCCTAGCTACAAAATTAAATGAAATGCAATATGAGCAAATATTTTTAATTTTAAACACATGGAGACATGATTCTATAAGCGGAAATACAAAGACTAATGGGTTTTTAAGGGCATTAATAAAAATTCAAGCAATTTTAAAGTAGAATTTATCCTTTTATTTTAAAACCTTGCTCTTTTTGAGAGAAAAAGGGCGATAACCAAAAGGAGAAATATGCGTTTTTATGAGACTATGTTCATTGTAAAACCAACTTTAACACAAGAAGAAATCAACCAAAAAATAGATTTCTACAAAGCTACGATACTAAATCACAATGGTGAAATTAGTGCTACACTTGATATGGGTATGAGAAATCTAGCATATGAAATTAAGAAAAACAAACGCGGTTATTACTTTGTGATTTACTTCAAAGCTGACCCTAGCTTAGTTTTAGAGCTTGAGAGACTTTATAGAATAAATGAAGATATTTTGAGATTCATAGTAATTAAATATCAAAGCAAAAAAGAGCAAAAAGCTTGGGAAAGTCTTGTGGATAGAGCCATAAACAATAAAAAAGCAACTCCACTAAAAGAAGCTAAAGAAGAGAAAAAAGAAGAAGCACAATAGCTTTAGGATAGCCTTATGTTTAATAAAGTCATTTTAGTAGGGAATTTAACGCGTGATGTTGAGCTTAGATATTCACCAAGTGGATTGGCAGTATCAAAGATCAATCTAGCAACCAATAGAAAATATAAAAAACAAGACGGCACACAAGCAGATGAAGTGTGCTACATTGATGTAAATCTATTTGGAAGAACTGCAGAAGTGGCAAATCAATACTTAAAAAAAGGTTCTCAAGTTTTAATAGAGGGGCGTTTGGTGCTGGAGAGCTGGACTGATAACACTGGTGCTAAGAGAAGTAAGCACTCCATATCAGCTGAAAGTATGCAAATGCTAGGTAGAGCCTCCAAAGACGAACAAAGTGGCGGTTATGGGGAGTATGGTTCGGATAACTCTTATAGTAGCAATGGCTATGGTGGAGATGGATACAAAGAAAGCTATCCACAAAGACAAAACACAAAAGAACCAGAAGTGCCCGTTATTGATATAAATGATGAAGAAATACCATTTTAAAGGATAAAATATGGCAGAAAAAAAGAGATACTCAAAGAGATATTGTAGATACACTGAAGCAAAAATAGAATTCATAGACTACAAAGATGTAGATATGCTAAAACACTCATTATCAGAAAGATATAAAATAATGCCAAGAAGGCTAACAGGCAACTCTAAAAAGTGGCAAGAAAGAGTAGAAGTTGCAATCAAAAGAGCAAGACATATGGCACTTATACCTTATATC encodes:
- a CDS encoding HDOD domain-containing protein; translated protein: MLLFIYNYHKIIGGGGRPNLMESQIMQDINSLPPLSSTITKLQSISLEKDTSIKEVVYIVQEDPFLSADIIKSANSPIYGFSHKITSVTQAISLFGIVTIKGLAISSVIRSSFEIDLEPYKLDTEQFIKTSLTKSKFMLQWYKHEIKKLEILMPTSLLMHMGMVIISEYIKKLGKAKEFKALIDEDHFLNRELQIAGNTQYEILELLFSHWNFEETMVETMRFLYSNDVPDSLKQYVYPLRVLNTIITPYKIATQEQIAECIDLIEEYELDIALFNEALVKIQNMDLGNA
- a CDS encoding RNB domain-containing ribonuclease, which gives rise to MLELANLLERGIPKKKKLARVFEESLEILKKHNAIILHKFKYYLHKDYCIGTFSPTKQGYGYVIPLNGSQDILIEKTNTNNATKDDIVLTKITTNSRKKKGKIITKLQTTQKYAICYIEKYKNNYIAISIPNELAYKIKASKKSLDSLPKDTIIKINQDNGEIVEILGAMSDPKIDEKISLSLYDKHEGFSLNSEIESQSFKEARLKDFKERVDLSSLPFCVIDPDDAKDHDDAICYIEDKSTLYIAIADVSYYVKEESPLDEDARHRAFSIYFPHKSIPMLPRILSEGLCSLQQNKLRLAMVWKIKLHKKNLSILNSELFEAVIKVKSKLTYNQVDEFFDTNKKIKGTNCDMLLSLKDTTQKLRAKRLKSGFDFRNDETRLELDKNQELKSIKQSKQTASHQLIEECMLLANIQSAKLLESKNTKVDSSLKLGIYRIHASPKKESLQNLFLELRLLGIWDKGIPAQKDLHKTILKIQKIANKKNLTQEVDKLIIKSMQQANYASHNIGHFGLGFESYSHFTSPIRRYSDLVLHRILKQKIKLEENITIKESLPMLCEHLNKEERNIAKIEWDFNDRKFARFLNTKISQSFDGIIIDEQTPQLVSLRHKMLLGARVIALKGKGVKYQKVRIQIIDVNLKTAKVYGRIVECYNEILGQNYTDETYIKNKILENKKNLKQKAKINAKQIKQNIKNKPKKSKKRYK
- a CDS encoding DNA polymerase III subunit delta, giving the protein MTKKELESKITGNTEIKAIMLYGEDSFLIEYYGEKLAQKALAKDCQKNTFYFGEFNFESALSCFSSGSLFGELSLVWIKTDKKIPKKQLDTLINTLIKNETGYLILEFHQSDNQSAAKYALDYKSMIPSFRGNGVFEARLFAPNLNESMSILKEYAKKLNIQTSDFVLRKILEQQSNNLGLSIAEMRKYSIYDEEINSQTIDELGYSLGSVKCEEILELLLYKKPYFEALNHFLEKGYEEVMLIQEIEKYFFQLFLFQSHTKIYGSVASEDVLGYKLPQHIFDKKRFLATKLNEMQYEQIFLILNTWRHDSISGNTKTNGFLRALIKIQAILK
- the rpsF gene encoding 30S ribosomal protein S6 gives rise to the protein MRFYETMFIVKPTLTQEEINQKIDFYKATILNHNGEISATLDMGMRNLAYEIKKNKRGYYFVIYFKADPSLVLELERLYRINEDILRFIVIKYQSKKEQKAWESLVDRAINNKKATPLKEAKEEKKEEAQ
- a CDS encoding single-stranded DNA-binding protein; this encodes MFNKVILVGNLTRDVELRYSPSGLAVSKINLATNRKYKKQDGTQADEVCYIDVNLFGRTAEVANQYLKKGSQVLIEGRLVLESWTDNTGAKRSKHSISAESMQMLGRASKDEQSGGYGEYGSDNSYSSNGYGGDGYKESYPQRQNTKEPEVPVIDINDEEIPF
- the rpsR gene encoding 30S ribosomal protein S18 yields the protein MAEKKRYSKRYCRYTEAKIEFIDYKDVDMLKHSLSERYKIMPRRLTGNSKKWQERVEVAIKRARHMALIPYIVDRKKVVENPFKL